The following coding sequences lie in one Nonomuraea muscovyensis genomic window:
- a CDS encoding GNAT family N-acetyltransferase, protein MLTGRRVRLRALEPADSEAMWRWYHDPEVGRWMDSTPPISLAQNIEKGQNRPRNTFEQMVLGIETLDGRRLIGYVALGDTDFVHGEVTLQSIAIGDRDHWGGGYGSDALRVICRYAFEEMGLHRVMLWVVADNTAAVRAYQQVGFVEEGRRREAFRRAGKRYDFLMMGLLSPELR, encoded by the coding sequence ATGCTGACCGGACGACGTGTCCGCCTGCGCGCCCTTGAGCCGGCCGACAGCGAGGCGATGTGGCGGTGGTACCACGACCCCGAGGTGGGCCGGTGGATGGACAGCACCCCACCCATCTCCCTGGCGCAGAACATCGAGAAGGGCCAGAACCGGCCGCGCAACACCTTCGAGCAGATGGTGCTCGGCATCGAGACGCTCGACGGCCGGAGGCTGATCGGCTACGTCGCCCTCGGCGACACCGACTTCGTCCACGGAGAAGTCACCCTGCAGAGCATCGCCATCGGCGATCGCGACCACTGGGGCGGCGGTTACGGCAGCGACGCCCTCCGGGTGATCTGCCGGTACGCGTTCGAGGAGATGGGCCTGCACCGGGTGATGCTCTGGGTCGTCGCAGACAACACCGCGGCCGTGCGGGCCTACCAACAGGTCGGGTTCGTCGAGGAAGGCAGGCGTAGGGAGGCGTTCCGCAGAGCCGGAAAGCGGTACGACTTCCTCATGATGGGGCTGCTGTCCCCCGAACTCCGGTGA
- a CDS encoding MerR family transcriptional regulator, producing MLIGELSRRTGVSARLLRYYEAQGLLESTRDANGYRTYDEDAVITVRKVRALLNAGLTTEVIRVVLPCTVGDQPEFDWCADLRAIMDRELAAMDERIDGLRRNRGTLASYLAQP from the coding sequence ATGCTGATCGGGGAGTTGTCCCGGCGTACCGGGGTCAGCGCGCGGTTGCTGCGTTACTACGAGGCACAGGGGCTCCTTGAGTCCACGCGTGACGCGAACGGTTACCGCACCTACGACGAGGACGCGGTGATCACCGTGCGCAAGGTCCGCGCCCTGCTGAACGCGGGCCTGACCACCGAGGTGATCCGGGTGGTGCTGCCGTGCACGGTGGGTGACCAGCCCGAGTTCGACTGGTGCGCAGACCTGCGGGCCATCATGGACCGGGAGCTGGCGGCCATGGACGAGCGCATCGACGGCCTCCGGCGCAACCGCGGCACCCTGGCGAGCTACCTCGCCCAGCCCTGA
- a CDS encoding dihydrofolate reductase family protein, with protein MGLDVEKSNTLKQTDWNTTTVISGDVAGRLRELKQQTDGDIQMSGSATAVRWLLAHGLLDELNLSYVPDAC; from the coding sequence ATGGGCTTGGACGTCGAGAAGTCGAACACCCTGAAGCAGACGGACTGGAACACCACCACCGTCATCTCCGGTGACGTCGCGGGCAGGCTGCGCGAACTCAAGCAGCAGACCGACGGGGACATCCAGATGTCCGGCTCCGCGACGGCCGTGCGGTGGCTCCTCGCCCACGGGCTGCTCGACGAGCTGAACCTGTCCTACGTCCCGGACGCCTGCTGA
- a CDS encoding SDR family oxidoreductase, with protein sequence MDRFERDESEGVCLLTVVSPRKDEGNSPTGIVGRCLARQLLAVGRQVRVIAEPDQCGDWPATVEVVEGSITRPLECARAFDGVEAVFLAGARPSTVQDVLTLARDAAVRKIVLLSSHGPEYEEANPPETWFWLAIEQAVEGSGLAWTHIRPSAVMGAAVEGTYPATGSDWPDTVRADGVVREAFLDQGHYPFIHEEDLAAVATAALVGDRHTGTVLEAVGLPLSTRSRIRSIAAALGRDIDTVELAPHESRAIWRRLGWPDGAIDVTLYALEEYGARYAELVQWTLDQRPSVQDIVGRPLRTYDDWVRENIHVFR encoded by the coding sequence GTGGACAGGTTCGAGCGGGATGAATCCGAAGGCGTCTGCCTGCTGACCGTTGTCAGCCCGCGCAAGGACGAAGGCAACAGCCCGACCGGGATCGTCGGGCGGTGCCTGGCACGACAACTGCTCGCCGTCGGCCGGCAGGTGCGGGTGATCGCCGAGCCGGACCAGTGCGGTGACTGGCCTGCCACGGTCGAGGTCGTCGAAGGCTCCATCACCCGGCCGCTGGAGTGCGCCCGGGCGTTCGACGGCGTCGAGGCCGTGTTCCTCGCGGGCGCCCGTCCTTCGACGGTCCAGGACGTCCTGACGCTGGCGCGGGACGCCGCCGTCCGGAAGATCGTCCTGTTGTCGTCGCACGGGCCGGAGTACGAGGAGGCGAACCCGCCGGAGACCTGGTTCTGGCTGGCGATCGAGCAGGCGGTGGAGGGCTCGGGCCTCGCCTGGACGCACATCCGGCCGTCGGCCGTGATGGGCGCCGCCGTCGAGGGCACCTACCCGGCGACAGGGTCGGACTGGCCCGACACGGTCCGCGCCGACGGCGTGGTCCGGGAGGCCTTCCTCGACCAGGGCCACTACCCGTTCATCCATGAGGAGGACCTCGCCGCCGTGGCGACCGCGGCCCTGGTCGGCGACCGCCACACCGGGACGGTTCTCGAGGCGGTGGGCCTGCCGTTGAGCACCCGTTCGCGGATCCGGAGCATCGCCGCCGCACTCGGCCGCGACATCGACACGGTAGAGCTCGCACCGCACGAGAGCCGGGCCATCTGGCGACGTCTCGGCTGGCCCGACGGCGCGATCGACGTGACGCTGTACGCCCTTGAGGAGTACGGCGCCCGATACGCCGAACTCGTCCAGTGGACACTCGACCAGCGGCCGTCCGTGCAGGACATCGTCGGCCGGCCCCTTCGCACCTACGATGACTGGGTGCGCGAGAACATCCACGTGTTCCGCTGA
- a CDS encoding L,D-transpeptidase: protein MPLDAPYRLIGAVLVATSLVASTPAGVAASPVALASAASITATALPQATTFTELSGLPQDTDTFGKLSGVVVHPTRAVAVYASPGGKPAATLPAKQLGSQTWVPVVEGRKGWYRVLLPSKPNHVTGWIKAEGLKKARSRYRAIVKLGTRQLTVMNASKKLGTWTVAVGGPETPTPAGRTFMLALMSPKKKTYSPLILPLGTHSATLDTFGGGPGTVAFHGWPDRKVFGKAVTHGCIRVPARALKVLAGLPLGTPVLIAP, encoded by the coding sequence GTGCCGCTCGACGCCCCCTACCGACTCATCGGCGCCGTGCTCGTCGCCACGAGCCTTGTCGCCTCGACCCCCGCCGGCGTCGCCGCGTCGCCCGTCGCCCTGGCCTCCGCCGCCTCGATCACGGCGACCGCGCTCCCCCAGGCCACCACGTTCACCGAGCTGAGCGGCCTCCCCCAGGACACCGACACGTTCGGCAAGCTGAGCGGCGTCGTGGTGCACCCCACCCGCGCCGTGGCCGTCTACGCCTCGCCCGGCGGCAAGCCCGCTGCCACCCTGCCGGCGAAGCAACTCGGCAGCCAGACCTGGGTGCCGGTGGTGGAGGGGCGCAAGGGCTGGTACCGCGTGCTTCTGCCCAGCAAGCCCAACCACGTGACCGGCTGGATCAAGGCCGAGGGCCTGAAGAAGGCGCGCAGCCGTTACCGCGCCATCGTGAAGCTGGGCACCAGGCAGCTGACCGTGATGAACGCGAGCAAGAAGCTCGGCACCTGGACGGTGGCCGTCGGTGGCCCCGAGACGCCCACCCCGGCGGGCAGGACCTTCATGCTGGCCCTGATGTCGCCGAAGAAGAAGACCTACAGCCCGCTGATCCTGCCGCTCGGCACGCACTCGGCGACGCTCGACACCTTCGGCGGCGGTCCCGGCACGGTCGCCTTCCACGGCTGGCCGGACCGGAAGGTGTTCGGCAAGGCGGTCACGCACGGGTGCATCAGAGTGCCTGCTCGCGCGCTCAAGGTGCTCGCAGGACTGCCTCTGGGGACTCCGGTTCTGATCGCTCCCTGA
- a CDS encoding inositol monophosphatase family protein — MTIDLRTLLPIAERAATIAADIIRTKAPGVVTAKGDRDMATEVDYAVEQAVRDFLARETPEIAFLGEEDGLTGAGDGLTWVLDPVDGTANFLHGIPLCAVSLGLIDKNIPSLGVIDLPFLGARYTAAEGAGAQANGTEIQVSHTRDLNDAIVSIGDYAVGTGAHERNRPRLVLTHELAARVQRVRMFGSAAIDLAWVADGKTDALIMLSNNPWDTAAGVLIAREAGAAVVDLDGSPHTTDSRATIAAGPKLVAELVELVAEAHRVAQRSAHTAE, encoded by the coding sequence ATGACCATCGACCTCCGGACCCTCCTCCCCATCGCCGAGCGCGCCGCCACCATCGCCGCCGACATCATCCGTACCAAAGCCCCCGGCGTCGTCACCGCCAAGGGCGACCGCGACATGGCCACCGAAGTGGACTATGCCGTCGAACAGGCCGTACGGGATTTCCTGGCGCGGGAGACACCCGAGATCGCCTTCCTCGGAGAGGAAGACGGCCTCACGGGCGCCGGCGACGGCCTCACGTGGGTACTCGACCCCGTCGACGGCACCGCCAACTTCCTGCACGGCATCCCGCTCTGCGCCGTCTCCCTCGGTCTGATCGACAAGAACATCCCCAGCCTCGGCGTCATCGACCTGCCGTTCCTCGGCGCCCGCTACACCGCCGCCGAAGGCGCGGGCGCCCAAGCCAACGGCACCGAGATCCAGGTCAGCCACACCCGCGACCTGAACGACGCCATCGTCTCCATCGGCGACTACGCCGTCGGCACCGGCGCCCACGAACGCAACCGCCCCAGACTCGTCCTCACCCACGAACTCGCCGCCCGCGTCCAGCGCGTCCGCATGTTCGGATCAGCCGCCATCGACCTCGCGTGGGTGGCCGACGGCAAGACAGACGCCCTGATCATGCTCAGCAACAACCCCTGGGACACCGCCGCCGGCGTCCTCATCGCCCGCGAAGCCGGAGCCGCGGTCGTCGACCTCGACGGCAGCCCCCACACCACGGACTCCCGAGCCACCATCGCCGCTGGCCCCAAGCTTGTTGCCGAACTCGTGGAACTCGTCGCCGAGGCACACAGAGTCGCCCAGCGCAGCGCGCACACTGCCGAGTAG
- a CDS encoding RDD family protein has protein sequence MFVYFWAQHTLWGRTPGKRLLRIRLVSAQTTGRPTAGKTALRTLFFPLLILEPRVGPLALLVDGLWALLDADGRTLHDRWGNTEVTRRYGASNAEPES, from the coding sequence GTGTTCGTGTACTTCTGGGCGCAGCACACCCTGTGGGGACGGACACCGGGCAAGCGCCTGCTGCGCATCCGCCTCGTCTCGGCACAGACGACAGGACGGCCGACGGCGGGCAAGACGGCCCTCCGCACGCTGTTCTTCCCGCTCCTGATCCTCGAACCGAGGGTCGGGCCGCTCGCCCTTCTCGTGGACGGGCTGTGGGCGCTCCTCGACGCCGACGGCCGAACCCTGCACGACCGATGGGGGAACACCGAGGTCACCCGACGATACGGAGCTTCCAACGCTGAACCCGAGTCGTGA